The following proteins are encoded in a genomic region of Sulfurimonas sp. HSL3-7:
- the rimK gene encoding 30S ribosomal protein S6--L-glutamate ligase, which translates to MKVYILSRKSTLYSTKRLHESAKSRGWDVRVLDYLKFSIEIAKGELMINYNGEMLEAPDAIIPRIGASRTFYGTAMVRHLEMMNAFSVAGSLAISRSRDKLRSLQILSKAGVDMPKTVFASNKSNAKDIIELSGGTPLVLKILEGTQGVGVVLVETQKAAKSVLDAFYGMDVNLLVQEFIEEAGGADIRVIVVDGEVVGSMKRQGAEGDFRSNLHQGGSATLHKLTRKEKSTAVAAAKAMGLGVCGVDMILSKRGPLVMEVNSSPGLEGIEKATGIDIAGKIMDYIERNVDTNEPTKRRRVKKDKIGA; encoded by the coding sequence ATGAAAGTCTACATTCTATCAAGAAAATCAACCCTCTATTCGACTAAAAGACTCCATGAGTCGGCCAAATCAAGAGGCTGGGATGTCCGGGTCCTTGACTATCTGAAGTTCAGTATCGAGATCGCAAAAGGCGAACTGATGATCAACTATAACGGCGAAATGCTTGAGGCGCCCGATGCCATCATCCCCCGGATAGGGGCGAGCCGTACCTTTTACGGCACGGCAATGGTGCGTCACCTTGAGATGATGAATGCCTTCAGCGTTGCCGGCTCTCTGGCGATCTCGCGCTCGCGCGACAAATTGCGCAGTCTTCAGATCTTGTCAAAGGCCGGTGTCGATATGCCCAAGACCGTTTTTGCCTCGAACAAGTCAAATGCAAAAGATATCATCGAGCTCAGCGGCGGTACCCCGCTGGTACTAAAGATCCTTGAAGGGACGCAGGGTGTGGGGGTGGTTCTTGTCGAGACGCAGAAAGCGGCCAAATCGGTTTTGGACGCCTTCTACGGGATGGATGTCAACCTGTTGGTCCAGGAGTTCATCGAAGAGGCGGGCGGTGCGGATATCCGTGTGATCGTTGTTGACGGCGAAGTGGTCGGTTCGATGAAACGTCAGGGTGCCGAAGGCGATTTCCGTTCCAACCTTCACCAGGGTGGCAGCGCAACGCTTCACAAACTGACACGCAAAGAGAAATCGACGGCCGTCGCGGCAGCCAAAGCGATGGGGCTAGGCGTCTGCGGTGTGGACATGATCCTTTCCAAACGCGGTCCGCTTGTGATGGAGGTGAACTCCTCCCCCGGGCTGGAAGGGATTGAAAAGGCGACGGGTATTGATATCGCCGGTAAGATCATGGATTACATCGAACGAAATGTCGATACGAACGAACCGACGAAACGAAGACGTGTGAAAAAAGACAAGATCGGCGCTTAA
- a CDS encoding RimK/LysX family protein — protein sequence MKKLTIGRNEYVSLPDLGFNEIDAKIDTGAYSCSIHCDEIRLNDDGTVHFRLLDDSHPDYHEKDIVMPVHEIRHVKSSNGTVQERIFIMTTLELFNQQFETELSLTDRASMKYPMLIGRKFLEDRFIVDVSLTYQSAKN from the coding sequence ATCAAAAAGTTAACCATAGGGCGGAATGAGTATGTTTCGCTTCCTGACCTCGGCTTTAACGAAATCGATGCAAAAATTGATACGGGAGCCTATTCCTGTTCAATCCACTGTGACGAGATCCGTCTTAACGACGACGGAACGGTCCATTTCAGACTTCTAGATGATTCGCATCCCGACTACCACGAAAAAGATATTGTGATGCCGGTACATGAGATTAGGCATGTCAAAAGTTCCAACGGTACGGTGCAGGAACGCATATTTATCATGACGACGTTGGAACTTTTTAATCAACAATTTGAGACGGAACTCTCTTTGACGGACAGAGCAAGTATGAAGTATCCGATGCTCATCGGCAGAAAATTTCTCGAAGACCGTTTTATTGTTGATGTCTCTTTAACCTATCAATCCGCAAAAAATTAA
- a CDS encoding succinylglutamate desuccinylase/aspartoacylase family protein, which produces MSNNTFQINGIDIPAGRTTNLEIELPKLYNLPAVISVQVIRGKRAGPTVFVSAAIHGDELNGIEIIRRLKQLSILKKIKGTLILVPVVNVYGLNTLTRYLPDRRDLNRSFPGSTKGSLAARIAKIFFDEITKKCNFGIDLHTGAIHRSNLPQIRTNINNEQTLELAKAFEAPVILHSELRDGSLRAEAQEYGVPILLYEAGEALRFDDTSIKIGVKGIINVLQSLGMLPPRVKKRYRNPLIFKQSSWIRATEGGMLRTVKGLGDSVKKDEIIAFIDEPLGEKSIEMRSLFDGIIIGKSQIPLVQEGDAVFHIARSDNLEVAEERIEYFQEDAIERSDIFGLNDEHSIQ; this is translated from the coding sequence ATGTCTAACAATACGTTTCAAATCAACGGTATTGATATTCCTGCAGGCAGGACCACCAATCTGGAAATCGAACTGCCAAAACTCTACAATCTTCCTGCGGTGATCTCTGTTCAGGTAATTCGCGGCAAAAGAGCAGGACCGACGGTCTTTGTGAGTGCTGCCATTCATGGCGATGAGCTCAATGGCATCGAGATTATCAGACGGTTAAAACAGCTTTCCATTTTGAAAAAAATCAAAGGCACCCTCATTCTTGTCCCTGTCGTCAATGTTTACGGCCTCAATACACTGACCAGATACCTGCCTGACCGCAGAGACTTGAACCGCAGTTTCCCCGGCTCGACCAAAGGTTCCCTTGCCGCCCGTATAGCAAAAATCTTTTTTGACGAGATCACCAAAAAATGCAATTTCGGCATCGACCTGCATACCGGAGCCATTCACCGTTCGAACCTGCCGCAGATACGTACGAACATCAACAATGAGCAGACCCTGGAACTGGCCAAAGCGTTTGAAGCACCGGTCATTCTCCACTCTGAGCTCAGAGACGGCTCACTTCGGGCTGAGGCCCAGGAGTACGGCGTCCCTATTCTGCTCTACGAAGCAGGTGAAGCGCTGCGTTTTGACGACACCTCCATCAAGATAGGGGTCAAAGGTATCATCAATGTCCTTCAATCACTGGGAATGCTTCCGCCGAGGGTAAAAAAGCGCTACCGCAATCCTTTGATCTTTAAACAGAGCAGCTGGATACGGGCAACAGAAGGCGGGATGCTGCGGACGGTCAAAGGGCTTGGCGATTCGGTCAAAAAAGATGAAATCATCGCATTTATCGATGAGCCGCTCGGCGAGAAGAGTATCGAGATGCGATCACTGTTTGACGGTATCATCATCGGTAAAAGCCAGATTCCTCTTGTTCAGGAGGGGGATGCTGTTTTCCATATCGCCCGTTCGGACAACCTCGAAGTAGCGGAAGAACGCATCGAATATTTTCAGGAAGATGCCATCGAACGCAGCGATATTTTCGGCTTGAATGATGAACACAGCATTCAGTAA
- the argS gene encoding arginine--tRNA ligase — MKQRVAALLREQFDRDVVLEKPKDRSFGHFATPVAFSLAKEFRKSPMAIADELASSFGEDPMFSAVESVKGYINLRLSESFLDEYASWALENEEQFGSVNANEKILLEFVSANPTGPLHIGHARGAVYGDTLLRLGRKLGFDITAEYYVNDAGNQIDLLGLSIQLEGRSSILNEEVEYPESFYRGEYMTDLAKEAVAVFGTEIFHDENRQKELALWAKDKVMEIIIKDLADANIHFDTFVSEASLYKEWDRVMAKMAGGVYHLEDKIWLRSTDYDDAKDRVVVREDGRPTYLAGDIIYHNQKFERGYDHHINIWGADHHGYIPRVKAAAEFLGHDSSKLEVQLSQMVSLLKDGEPYKMSKRAGNVILMSDIIEEIGSDALRFIFASKKSDTPLEFDVEELKKEDSSNPIYYINYAHARIQTILGKSELSRDEIMASDLKGLNEDADGLLFEALLLPEVIEDAFMTRQVQKLPEYLKSLAARLHKFYYDYRIIGEKDEAKMLKLFLVVALSLRTGLSLLGITAKDRM, encoded by the coding sequence TTGAAACAACGTGTTGCAGCGCTCCTTAGAGAGCAGTTTGATCGAGATGTTGTTTTAGAGAAGCCGAAAGATCGTTCTTTTGGCCACTTCGCAACACCAGTCGCATTTTCCCTAGCCAAAGAATTCCGCAAATCACCGATGGCCATTGCCGATGAACTGGCCTCTTCGTTTGGCGAAGACCCGATGTTCTCGGCGGTTGAATCGGTAAAGGGCTACATTAACCTACGTCTCTCCGAGTCATTTCTGGATGAGTACGCTTCATGGGCGCTTGAGAACGAAGAGCAGTTCGGTTCTGTCAATGCCAATGAGAAGATCCTGCTGGAGTTCGTCAGTGCCAACCCGACAGGCCCGTTACATATCGGCCACGCACGCGGTGCGGTCTACGGTGACACACTGTTGCGTTTAGGGCGTAAGCTCGGTTTTGATATCACTGCCGAGTACTATGTCAACGATGCCGGTAACCAGATCGATCTTCTGGGGCTCTCTATTCAACTTGAGGGACGTTCCTCCATCCTCAATGAAGAGGTCGAATACCCTGAGAGCTTCTATCGCGGCGAGTATATGACAGACCTTGCAAAGGAAGCGGTAGCGGTTTTCGGAACAGAGATCTTTCATGACGAGAACCGTCAGAAAGAGCTGGCGCTCTGGGCAAAAGACAAGGTGATGGAGATCATCATTAAGGATCTTGCCGATGCGAACATCCATTTCGATACCTTTGTCTCCGAAGCGTCACTTTACAAAGAGTGGGATCGTGTCATGGCCAAGATGGCCGGGGGTGTCTACCATCTCGAAGATAAGATCTGGCTCCGTTCAACCGATTACGACGATGCGAAAGACCGTGTCGTTGTGCGCGAAGACGGCCGTCCGACCTATCTGGCCGGCGATATCATCTACCATAACCAGAAGTTCGAGCGCGGTTACGACCACCACATCAATATCTGGGGTGCCGACCACCACGGCTATATCCCCCGGGTAAAGGCTGCAGCCGAGTTCCTGGGCCATGACAGCAGCAAACTCGAAGTACAGCTCTCGCAGATGGTCAGCCTGCTCAAAGACGGCGAGCCGTACAAGATGAGCAAACGGGCGGGCAACGTCATACTGATGAGCGATATCATCGAAGAGATCGGTTCCGATGCCCTTCGTTTTATTTTCGCGAGCAAAAAGAGCGACACGCCGCTCGAGTTCGATGTCGAAGAGCTCAAAAAAGAGGACAGTTCGAACCCGATCTACTATATCAACTACGCGCATGCGCGTATTCAGACGATACTCGGCAAGAGTGAACTCTCGAGAGATGAGATCATGGCGAGTGATCTCAAAGGACTCAACGAGGATGCCGACGGGCTCCTTTTCGAGGCTCTTTTGTTGCCGGAAGTGATCGAAGACGCGTTTATGACGCGCCAGGTCCAGAAACTGCCGGAGTACCTCAAGTCACTTGCGGCAAGACTGCACAAATTTTACTACGACTACCGCATCATCGGCGAAAAAGACGAGGCGAAGATGCTCAAGCTTTTCCTTGTCGTCGCACTCTCACTGCGTACCGGTCTCTCCCTGCTGGGCATCACCGCAAAAGATAGGATGTGA
- the tatA gene encoding twin-arginine translocase TatA/TatE family subunit, whose amino-acid sequence MPSIPGGFELILILAVVLLLFGGKKIPQLAKGLGEGIRNFKKSVKDDEPEVAKNDSVEEPKKVEASEEGASKEAPKETKQA is encoded by the coding sequence ATGCCAAGTATTCCAGGCGGGTTCGAACTTATTTTAATCCTTGCAGTCGTACTGCTCCTTTTTGGAGGCAAGAAGATCCCTCAACTTGCAAAAGGGTTGGGTGAAGGTATACGTAACTTCAAAAAATCGGTTAAAGATGATGAGCCGGAGGTCGCAAAGAACGACTCGGTTGAGGAGCCTAAAAAAGTAGAGGCTTCAGAAGAAGGTGCAAGTAAAGAAGCACCTAAAGAAACAAAACAAGCATAA
- a CDS encoding DedA family protein, producing MLADLAQWLVQNILDMGYLGIFLLMMIESSFIPFPSEIVLIPAGYLAQQGEMNIVIVFVVALFGSLSGAFINYFGAFIIGRRLLLKFGKYIFIPSSTMDKMDNFFQKHGPISTFTGRLIPGIRQLISIPAGLSQMPLLSFSLYTALGAGIWSLILIMLGYFLGQNIELVETYLHQITIAVLGALVVLVFVYIRRLKNGNNQN from the coding sequence ATGTTAGCTGATCTTGCCCAGTGGCTTGTACAAAATATATTGGATATGGGCTATCTAGGCATCTTTCTTCTGATGATGATCGAAAGCTCTTTTATCCCTTTTCCGAGCGAGATCGTCTTGATACCTGCCGGCTATCTGGCCCAGCAGGGTGAGATGAATATCGTTATTGTTTTTGTAGTCGCACTGTTTGGCTCACTGAGCGGTGCCTTTATCAACTACTTTGGCGCATTCATCATCGGCAGGCGCTTGTTGCTGAAATTCGGAAAATATATCTTTATCCCAAGCAGTACGATGGATAAGATGGATAACTTCTTTCAAAAGCATGGCCCCATCTCAACATTTACAGGCCGTTTGATTCCGGGGATACGTCAGCTTATCTCGATTCCGGCAGGCCTTTCCCAGATGCCGCTGCTGTCTTTTAGTCTTTACACTGCATTGGGGGCGGGTATCTGGAGTTTGATCCTGATCATGCTGGGGTATTTCTTGGGTCAGAACATAGAGTTGGTGGAAACCTATCTGCATCAGATCACAATTGCTGTTCTGGGAGCGTTGGTTGTGCTTGTATTTGTTTATATTCGTCGTTTAAAAAACGGAAATAATCAGAACTGA
- a CDS encoding UDP-N-acetylglucosamine--N-acetylmuramyl-(pentapeptide) pyrophosphoryl-undecaprenol N-acetylglucosamine transferase, whose product MRVAITGGGTGGHLAIAAALLEALKQKGHEAIYIGSVSGQDRAWFGEETRFEKRFFLDTSGVVNRRYIGKLWALWKIFRAVLKSRSILKNEKIDAVVSVGGYSAAAATFGAYTKHIPFFIHEQNAVMGRLNAMMKPYARAFYSSYDEKSPVKGYPVRDLFFETAHLRKKINTVIFLGGSQGAKFINDLALETSAACIAKGIKVIHQCGERDYERVKKAYEEQKLEVELYSFTKELPALIERADLAVSRAGASTLWELAANGLPALFVPYPYAAGDHQYHNALFLVEKALAWSYRESPSYARNLLALLDDDLEEKSRGLMKLGNKGAAAAIIDDIEERLDVS is encoded by the coding sequence ATGAGAGTAGCGATTACAGGCGGCGGAACAGGCGGTCATCTGGCCATTGCGGCAGCACTGCTTGAAGCCCTGAAACAAAAAGGGCATGAGGCGATCTATATCGGTTCGGTCTCAGGCCAGGACCGGGCCTGGTTTGGTGAGGAAACACGTTTTGAAAAACGCTTTTTTCTCGATACAAGCGGTGTGGTCAACCGTCGATACATAGGCAAGTTGTGGGCATTGTGGAAGATATTCCGCGCGGTGTTAAAGTCGCGCAGCATCTTAAAAAATGAGAAGATCGATGCCGTGGTCTCGGTCGGCGGTTATTCGGCTGCGGCGGCCACCTTTGGTGCCTATACCAAACATATTCCCTTTTTTATTCACGAACAAAACGCGGTGATGGGACGGCTTAACGCCATGATGAAACCCTATGCCCGTGCTTTTTACAGCTCCTACGATGAAAAATCACCTGTAAAAGGCTACCCCGTGCGTGATCTCTTTTTTGAGACGGCGCATCTGCGTAAAAAGATCAATACGGTCATCTTTCTGGGCGGTTCGCAAGGGGCGAAGTTCATCAATGATCTGGCGCTGGAGACATCCGCCGCCTGCATTGCCAAAGGGATCAAGGTCATTCACCAATGCGGCGAAAGAGATTATGAACGGGTCAAAAAAGCGTATGAAGAGCAGAAGCTCGAAGTCGAACTGTACAGTTTCACAAAAGAGCTTCCGGCCTTGATAGAACGCGCGGACCTGGCAGTCAGCCGTGCAGGTGCCAGTACGCTTTGGGAACTTGCGGCGAACGGGCTGCCGGCACTCTTTGTGCCGTACCCGTATGCGGCAGGGGACCATCAATACCACAATGCGCTCTTTTTGGTTGAGAAAGCGTTGGCGTGGTCCTATCGGGAGAGCCCTTCGTATGCGCGTAACCTCTTGGCTCTTTTGGATGATGACCTCGAAGAGAAGAGTCGTGGCTTGATGAAACTCGGGAATAAAGGTGCCGCTGCGGCAATTATTGATGATATAGAGGAGCGTTTGGATGTTAGCTGA
- a CDS encoding FtsW/RodA/SpoVE family cell cycle protein: MADRQLFILTSLLIGISIIFTYSLSSYVVVLFDYSDFHFVIRQFAFGLLSILIMWSLAQLNPDIWLARLGFALFFGALFLMIAMPFMPASLVSEVGGAKRWIKVAGFSLAPVEFFKIGFVYFLAWSFSRKMGHHGGMGLKEEFSRFAPYAVFFVVVMVLIAVLQKDLGQVVVLSMALLFMLMFAGSSFKFFITLLGSASAFFLIFIFTAEHRIMRIKSWWSLAQNQILAFFPESIASKLRIESYSEPYQISHSLNAIHNGGLFGSGLANGTFKLGFLSEVHTDFVLAGIAEEFGFLGVLLVTIIFLAILQRIFRVANRTQDEKSYLFSMGIGLLIAFTFLINAYGISGLTPIKGISVPFLSYGGSAMIAASVGIGMVLMASRKVKLKR, encoded by the coding sequence ATGGCTGATCGACAACTTTTTATCTTGACATCACTGCTTATCGGCATCAGTATTATCTTCACCTATTCTCTCTCGAGTTATGTCGTTGTCTTGTTCGACTACAGCGATTTTCATTTTGTGATTCGCCAGTTTGCCTTTGGGCTGCTCTCGATTCTCATCATGTGGTCGCTGGCGCAGTTGAACCCCGATATATGGCTGGCACGTCTCGGGTTTGCACTCTTTTTCGGGGCACTTTTTTTGATGATCGCTATGCCGTTCATGCCGGCAAGTCTCGTTAGCGAAGTGGGCGGGGCGAAACGGTGGATCAAGGTGGCAGGCTTCTCTTTGGCGCCGGTGGAGTTTTTCAAGATCGGTTTTGTCTATTTCCTGGCGTGGAGCTTTTCGCGAAAGATGGGGCATCACGGCGGTATGGGGCTTAAAGAGGAGTTCTCGCGCTTTGCGCCGTATGCCGTTTTCTTCGTTGTTGTCATGGTGCTGATCGCGGTGCTGCAGAAAGATCTTGGACAGGTCGTTGTCCTGAGCATGGCACTGCTGTTTATGCTGATGTTCGCAGGAAGCAGTTTTAAGTTTTTTATCACCCTTTTGGGGAGCGCATCGGCTTTTTTCCTTATCTTTATCTTTACGGCAGAGCACAGGATAATGCGGATCAAGTCCTGGTGGTCTCTGGCGCAAAACCAGATACTCGCTTTTTTCCCCGAGTCCATTGCTTCGAAATTACGGATCGAGAGCTACTCCGAGCCATACCAGATCTCGCATTCGCTCAACGCGATCCATAACGGCGGGCTCTTCGGTTCGGGACTGGCCAACGGAACCTTCAAGCTGGGCTTTTTGTCCGAGGTCCATACCGACTTTGTGTTGGCCGGCATTGCAGAGGAGTTCGGTTTCCTTGGCGTACTGCTGGTGACGATCATCTTCTTGGCTATTTTGCAGCGCATCTTCAGGGTCGCCAACCGTACCCAAGATGAAAAAAGCTATCTGTTCAGTATGGGCATCGGTCTGCTGATCGCGTTCACCTTTTTGATCAACGCGTACGGCATCAGCGGCCTGACGCCGATCAAGGGGATCTCCGTACCGTTTTTGAGCTACGGCGGTTCAGCGATGATCGCCGCATCTGTCGGCATAGGCATGGTCCTGATGGCCTCACGAAAAGTAAAATTGAAACGTTAG
- a CDS encoding penicillin-binding protein 2 has protein sequence MVDDDKKASKVLLLFIFLVIGFLIFLSTMFYTAVKPRDLPSRFISDTTKAERSSIISADGFHLAISKKVYKAMINTKNLDPDKKELFIQLFSIYSNIPAETIRRKIRRRKGAVTLSYSISEQRAQYLKSLAFELRRLNVFQEYQTPNGRHILQGLDIIESGEARIYPYGDLLTPVIGYPKKHEDHGYTRSHGMKGIERKYNDDLSPRQDGLQRGPRDVNGYMILNKESHTKYALNGLDVKLTIPVTLQSRVERMCDKMQEKMGARQIIVTVMESETGRMRVLATSNRFKPKDIQPEDIPSLQVHAVEYSFEPGSVLKPIIFALLMKHKLVNPFEVVNTHNGRFKIGKRIITDEHKMHYMSAENVIVHSSNIGIAQLAQRLNASDYHQGLLDFGFTQPSGIDLTNEYLGKIPTMRQLDSETYKASASYGYAVRANLIQLLKAYNVFNNSGRMVTPRLTQEYIDETGRSIPLEQEEPMQLLNPETAERIKRILVKTAVEGTGQKALVDGIEIGGKTGTAQISERGHYQQKYNTSFIGFANDSAHNYTIGVTVIRPKIAYRFAAQSAAPVFRETVELLIEEGLLKPKCDK, from the coding sequence ATGGTAGACGACGATAAAAAAGCCTCCAAGGTCCTGCTGTTATTTATTTTTCTCGTTATCGGCTTTTTGATCTTTCTGAGCACCATGTTCTATACCGCCGTCAAACCGCGTGACCTGCCTTCGCGTTTTATTTCAGACACGACAAAAGCGGAACGCAGCAGTATCATCAGCGCCGATGGCTTCCATCTTGCTATCAGCAAAAAAGTCTACAAGGCGATGATCAACACCAAAAATCTTGATCCCGATAAAAAAGAACTTTTTATCCAACTTTTCTCGATCTACAGCAATATTCCTGCCGAGACGATCCGCAGAAAGATCCGCCGCAGAAAAGGAGCTGTGACACTCAGTTACAGCATCTCCGAACAACGCGCGCAGTACCTCAAATCCCTCGCTTTTGAACTGCGCCGCCTCAATGTCTTTCAAGAGTACCAAACGCCAAACGGCCGCCATATTTTGCAAGGTCTTGACATTATCGAAAGCGGTGAGGCGAGGATCTATCCCTATGGCGATCTCCTTACCCCGGTGATCGGTTACCCCAAAAAGCATGAAGACCACGGCTATACCCGTTCGCACGGTATGAAAGGGATCGAACGCAAGTACAATGATGATCTTTCCCCCCGTCAGGATGGTCTGCAGCGCGGTCCGCGTGACGTCAACGGTTATATGATCCTCAACAAAGAGAGCCACACCAAATACGCGCTCAACGGACTTGATGTCAAACTCACCATCCCGGTCACCCTCCAGTCTCGCGTCGAACGGATGTGCGACAAGATGCAGGAGAAGATGGGTGCAAGACAGATCATCGTCACCGTCATGGAGTCGGAGACAGGCAGGATGCGCGTTCTGGCCACATCAAACCGTTTTAAACCCAAAGATATCCAACCCGAAGACATTCCCTCCCTTCAGGTACATGCCGTCGAATACAGTTTTGAGCCGGGTTCGGTCTTAAAACCCATTATTTTTGCCCTATTGATGAAACACAAGCTTGTCAACCCTTTCGAAGTGGTCAATACCCATAACGGCCGATTTAAAATCGGCAAACGCATCATCACCGATGAGCATAAAATGCACTACATGAGTGCCGAGAACGTCATCGTGCACTCCTCCAATATCGGGATCGCACAACTTGCCCAGCGACTCAATGCAAGTGACTATCATCAAGGCCTGCTCGATTTCGGGTTCACACAACCCTCGGGCATCGATCTGACCAATGAGTACCTCGGCAAGATCCCGACCATGCGTCAACTCGACTCCGAGACCTACAAAGCCAGTGCTTCGTATGGGTATGCCGTGCGGGCCAACCTCATCCAGCTGCTTAAAGCCTACAACGTCTTCAACAATAGCGGGCGTATGGTCACACCGCGTTTGACCCAGGAGTATATTGATGAAACTGGGCGCAGTATCCCTCTGGAACAGGAAGAGCCTATGCAACTGCTTAACCCCGAAACGGCGGAACGCATTAAGCGTATTCTTGTCAAAACAGCCGTAGAGGGGACCGGGCAGAAGGCCCTGGTCGACGGCATCGAGATCGGCGGTAAAACAGGTACGGCACAGATCTCCGAGCGCGGCCACTACCAACAGAAGTACAACACCTCCTTTATCGGGTTCGCCAATGATAGCGCCCACAACTACACGATCGGTGTCACCGTCATACGCCCAAAAATCGCTTACCGCTTTGCTGCGCAGAGCGCGGCACCTGTTTTTAGAGAAACGGTGGAACTGCTGATAGAAGAGGGATTACTGAAACCTAAATGTGATAAATAA
- the panC gene encoding pantoate--beta-alanine ligase, whose amino-acid sequence MRVVHSPLELKKLLKEEQGTIGFVPTMGALHLGHRSLIEAAREANDLVVVSIFVNPTQFLEGEDLDAYPRREEADKKVCELSGVDYLFYPDASEMYGEDEVSLNAPSVRGYIMEGNSRPGHFSGVLTVVNKLFNIVNPTRAYFGKKDAQQLMLIETMVANLFMNVEIVPMATLREKDGLAMSSRNVYLSEQEREEALKIIKSLRTATQMVMKNELHVSRIREEMLAILAPLDVEYVTIVNRSFEPIEHVEIGNTIILVEAISGTTRLLDNIWI is encoded by the coding sequence ATGAGGGTTGTTCATTCACCGTTGGAGTTGAAAAAACTGTTGAAAGAGGAGCAGGGAACGATCGGGTTCGTGCCGACGATGGGCGCGCTGCATCTAGGCCACCGGAGCCTTATCGAGGCGGCACGGGAGGCTAATGACCTTGTCGTTGTCTCGATCTTTGTCAACCCGACACAGTTTTTAGAAGGTGAAGATCTTGATGCCTACCCGCGCCGTGAAGAGGCAGACAAAAAAGTGTGCGAACTCAGCGGGGTCGATTACCTTTTCTACCCGGATGCAAGCGAGATGTACGGCGAGGACGAGGTGAGCCTCAATGCGCCCAGCGTACGCGGCTATATTATGGAGGGGAACTCCCGTCCCGGGCACTTTTCGGGTGTCCTGACCGTCGTCAATAAGCTGTTCAATATCGTCAATCCGACACGCGCCTATTTCGGTAAAAAAGATGCGCAGCAGTTGATGCTGATCGAGACGATGGTGGCAAATCTTTTTATGAACGTCGAGATCGTTCCGATGGCCACGCTGCGGGAGAAAGACGGTCTGGCGATGAGCTCGCGAAATGTGTATCTGAGCGAGCAAGAGCGGGAGGAGGCACTTAAGATCATCAAGTCCCTGCGTACTGCAACACAGATGGTGATGAAAAATGAATTGCATGTCTCCAGGATCAGAGAAGAGATGCTGGCTATTTTAGCGCCGCTGGATGTTGAGTATGTGACCATTGTGAACCGCTCTTTCGAACCGATTGAACATGTTGAGATAGGCAACACTATCATTCTTGTCGAGGCGATCAGCGGAACGACAAGATTACTGGATAATATTTGGATTTGA